The proteins below are encoded in one region of Metabacillus dongyingensis:
- a CDS encoding FUSC family protein — protein MILGPRVLKTGLSVTLALFICSIFQLEPSVFAGVSAIFTIQPSIYRTWKQVLDQVQANTLGALLALFAIFFFGSNPIVIGVVVISVILISLKFKMEATISLTLVTVLAIMSAPGNEDFLFVWNRFLIILIGIASAFLVNLLILPPKYKENYYAKVQSVFEIMSLLMRTAISDELTEKYFQEKQKEFRSELQKLEDIYDIFDEEREKMAKVNPVNVRELVVYKQMLKTIQQAADVLKVIEEHYFQSRSTMVDDQLFDSQIEQLIKWHEYLLFKYEGKVKVNDQFEDDTLIRESRIFLIQMMESDSEKLNNQRLTVVASAIYEYAFQLQRLDQLVDRLVKRT, from the coding sequence TTGATATTAGGACCCAGAGTTTTAAAGACTGGATTATCAGTTACACTTGCTTTATTTATCTGCTCTATCTTTCAGCTTGAGCCTTCAGTATTTGCAGGAGTCTCTGCTATTTTTACGATTCAGCCCTCCATATACAGGACATGGAAACAAGTGCTTGATCAAGTACAGGCGAATACACTTGGAGCCTTGCTTGCTCTGTTTGCCATTTTCTTTTTCGGCAGCAATCCGATTGTAATCGGGGTTGTTGTGATTTCTGTCATTTTAATCAGCTTAAAGTTCAAAATGGAAGCGACCATTTCACTGACTCTAGTAACAGTCTTGGCGATTATGAGCGCTCCCGGCAATGAAGACTTCTTATTTGTCTGGAATCGATTCTTGATTATATTGATAGGCATTGCTTCCGCTTTTCTTGTTAATCTGCTGATTCTTCCGCCCAAGTATAAAGAAAATTACTACGCAAAAGTTCAATCTGTTTTTGAAATCATGTCCCTGTTGATGAGGACAGCCATCTCAGATGAATTAACGGAGAAATACTTTCAGGAAAAACAAAAGGAATTTAGAAGCGAGCTTCAAAAACTGGAGGATATATACGATATCTTTGACGAAGAACGGGAAAAGATGGCAAAGGTAAATCCGGTGAATGTAAGGGAGCTGGTCGTTTATAAACAAATGCTGAAAACCATTCAGCAGGCTGCAGATGTCTTAAAAGTCATTGAAGAACATTACTTTCAGAGCCGCAGCACGATGGTTGACGATCAATTATTTGATTCCCAGATTGAACAATTAATAAAGTGGCATGAATATCTTCTCTTTAAGTATGAGGGGAAAGTTAAGGTTAATGATCAGTTCGAAGATGACACCTTGATCCGCGAAAGCAGAATATTCCTTATTCAAATGATGGAGTCCGATTCTGAAAAGCTTAATAATCAGCGTTTGACTGTTGTTGCTTCAGCTATTTATGAATATGCGTTCCAATTGCAGCGACTTGATCAGCTTGTCGACCGGCTGGTGAAAAGAACATAA